GCCGGGAGGCTCCGGATCAGGGTCCGGGTGAAGAACACCACCCTCAGCCCCGGGTGGGAGGCGGCGGTCACGGCCGCGAGCAGCAGCACCGAGCGGCTGAGGCTGTTCTCCCCGAGCAGGAGGGCGCTGCTGCGGGGAACCGGTGCAGGAGGAGACGCCCGGAGCTCCGCGGGTGAAGCAAAGGTCCTGAACACCAGGTTTAAAATGTCCGTCATGTTAACAACACGTGTTAAATAACCACATCTCTGATAACGAGGCTTTCACTCAACTTCCCCGCTTTGTTTACATGTGGCACGTTGGTGTTCGGCCTGCTGGGGTCCGGGTGGAAAACAGGTGTCTATTAAACGTTCCTTTCTGGTTGTCAGCCCGCAAAGTATATCAAGTTTAGTGTTATAcattagatatatatatagtttatgtataaatatatataaagtatataaagtTGACGGGTCCGTGCCGTGGGAAGAAACTCGCCATTACCACTACTTCCGGTGATGTCTCGTACAACTTCCGGCTAGATCACAACATCAGCTGTTGTGGCCAAGATGGCGCTCAACCTGACGGAGCCGGAGGTTCCTCTGGACACCGACCGAGCCGGGGACCCGGGGGAATGTGCCCTGCGGCGCTGCAGAGGAAGGCCCCGGCTCACGGACACGGACCGGGCCCAGAGGCGCCTCGAGTCCCGGAAGAAGTACGACGTCCGGAGGGTTTATCTGGGGGAGTCCCACAAGCTGTGGAGCGAGCTCCGCAGGCGGACCCGACTCAGTGACGCGGGGCTGGCGGAGTATCTGATCCTGCTCGACTCCACGTGTGGGGACAAGTACCAGGAGACACACCGCGGGTACGAgccgcgtgcacacacaccgtgacagggagagggagggagagagagaggaagagagggaggtggagagggggagagaggatgtaaagagatggagacagacagagagagggagagaagagagagaggggtaagggagaggagaggagggagggagggagggagagagggagagagagagagagaggaagagagggaggtggagagggggagagaggatgtaaagagatggagacagacagagagagggagagaagagagagaggggtaagggagaggagaggagaggagggagggagggagagagaggaagagagggaggtggagagggggagagaggatgtaaagagagagagagagagagagagagaggggggagacagacagagaaagggagagaaagaaagaaaggaggggagggggtgagagaggaTGTAcaaagagggagtgagagagagagaggatgtacagagagggagaagatgagagagagaggatgtacagagagggagaagatgagagagagaggatgtacaaagagggagtgagagggagagagagagaggatgttcatagagggagaaggagagagagggagggagagagagagggagacagagagagggggctgAGAGAGGATGTacaaagagggagggagagagagagggagacagagagagggggctgAGAGAGGATgtacaaagagggagagagagagagggtgagagagagaggatgtacagagagggaaaaggagagagagagagagggagggagagagaaagagaagggagagggaaggagagagagagtcaatcactgctgctgcaggtgacaCCATGTTTCCAGCTCTTTGTTTTATCAGTGGCAtcgagctgcagcttctcttcttcttctcttcttctactCGACTCTTTTTAAACAGTGATTCTGACTTTCAGGAAGAAGATTGTTCCAGAAGTCTCAGTGAAACAAAAGAAAGGTGAGTGGAGCCACtcatagatgtgtgtgtgtggggggggttgtttgactgaatcaatcaatcagtcctTTGCTTTTCTTTGACTCGTCTCTGTTCCTCTAACGTTTGTCCATCAAACATCAACCAGGGATTTGCAATCTAACGTATGGATCTTCTGATTGGTTCAGTTCCTCGTGCTGTTCCTCACTCCTGTGTGCCCTCCCCCTGTTCCCCAGGCAGGAAGCACTGTGTGTCGAGCCTGCAGAGCCTGGTGTGCTGGTACCAGGAGCACTCCCACTCCTGCCCTCACGAGCCACAGCTCAAGACTCTGGAGCTGCAGCCCAACTTCTCCACCGCCGCCGTCTGGCAGTGTGACGCCAACCACTCCTTTGTGCAGTACCTGTTCTCACCACCGAGGGAGGCAAGTGACTCTGAGCACGAGGAGGAGgtgaacgaggaggaggaggtgaacgaggaggaggaggagaacacgaCGAGAACAGAGTCGCCCTCGGCTAAATGCGcagtgagcaggaggagaagaaaagagactcTCAAACTGTTCAAAGGTGCAGAATGAAAACTTTATTCTTTGTCTCAttaatgtgttgttgttgttgttgttgtttctataTGATCAACACATTATTGTCACTGTTTTCTTTAGATGTGGGAGAAAACGAGGATGTTTCTGAGGAACAACAAACATACATGTGCCCGACCGAAGAGACTGATTCTCTGAACCACCAGCCCAGACTCGAGGCGTCTTCCAAGGATGTCCCACTGATGGAACAGCCTGTgtgggagatggagatggaggaacaGCCGGGGTCCCCCCCTGCAGAGTTTGTCTCGATCTCCTCAGAAGAGGAGGCCGAGGATCTGAGGCAAAgcagagacggagaggaaggagagaaactcATAGAAGAAGAGATCAGGACTGTACCACATAATTATAAACCGGAGAAGACGGACGAGGACTCTGTGATGTCTCAGGGCTTGAGCAGCCCTGTGGAGCTGTCCGTCCAATCAGGTCCTTCCGTGCAGGTCCAGGAGCAGAGTGACCtgttccccccccaccctctggtGACCAGCTGTGAGGTCCCCGACCAGAGGACGGCTCTGGACGGCTCCCAGGTCTGTGATTCAGTGTTTAGCAGAGAGAGGTCGACGAGGTGAACGCTCTGGAATGTGCTTCTACTTCCTTCAAAAAGTTTAAAtggtttttccctttttttatttgtcaacccccccccccagttaatTATAATCACTGGGCCCAGCTACGAGGCCCTGGCGTCAGAGGGCATCCAGCTCAGCATGGGCGGAGGAACCGTGGAGGAGGTCACCTGCACGGTCATCGGGGGCGTCACTTACAACCAGGTGTGCTCCTGTGACTCAAAACTCACCACAGCAGAGGACGAGGACTCCATGACAGGTGCGCTACACCTGGGGGCAGGGCGCTAGGCTGTGAATGTCATGTCTCCCTTCTAAATGtaatgtctccaggtgaaaGTACCTGTCTAGTACACGGGTCTACTTCTACTTCCTCACTGTGTAAGAATCCTGTATTCATAGACTCTGTCCCCGGCTCCCTTTGACTTAATGTGATGTTGTTAATTACAGTAAAAAGCCATCAGTTCATAAGTCAGGGGACATTGTAGAGACAGACGATATCTGCATATTGTAATGTCATATTTGTTTCCACGGTTCTTCTTCAGGTCTGAGtgacaaacagctgctgcagccggcGGACGCTCTGGAACTCAGTGGTGACAGAGAGCGTCAGAGGAATCTGAGCAGGTTTGTGATGTGTACACTCTACACAGTGGAATCCAGAGCAGCTTGACTCTGGTAGATTGAGGATGTGAGGG
Above is a genomic segment from Pleuronectes platessa chromosome 16, fPlePla1.1, whole genome shotgun sequence containing:
- the znf653 gene encoding zinc finger protein 653, encoding MALNLTEPEVPLDTDRAGDPGECALRRCRGRPRLTDTDRAQRRLESRKKYDVRRVYLGESHKLWSELRRRTRLSDAGLAEYLILLDSTCGDKYQETHRGKKIVPEVSVKQKKGRKHCVSSLQSLVCWYQEHSHSCPHEPQLKTLELQPNFSTAAVWQCDANHSFVQYLFSPPREASDSEHEEEVNEEEEVNEEEEENTTRTESPSAKCAVSRRRRKETLKLFKDVGENEDVSEEQQTYMCPTEETDSLNHQPRLEASSKDVPLMEQPVWEMEMEEQPGSPPAEFVSISSEEEAEDLRQSRDGEEGEKLIEEEIRTVPHNYKPEKTDEDSVMSQGLSSPVELSVQSGPSVQVQEQSDLFPPHPLVTSCEVPDQRTALDGSQLIIITGPSYEALASEGIQLSMGGGTVEEVTCTVIGGVTYNQVCSCDSKLTTAEDEDSMTGLSDKQLLQPADALELSGDRERQRNLSSVRSKRNRRGPVIEADGMLKMFHCPYEGCSQVYVAISSFQNHVNLVHRKGRTKVCPHPGCGKKFYLSNHLHRHMIIHSGVRDFICETCGKSFKRKNHLEVHRRTHTGETPLQCEICGYQCRQRASLNWHMKKHTPEAHYNFTCEFCDKRFEKLDSVKFHKLKSHPDKQAT